The sequence gccccaaaatagaaatccaacccaagagactttttctctctctccctcttccgcctcctttcatctatcaaatttctgcaacctctgctcttctccaatggagctgaattttggacaccctatagttcttgagcatatgaacaactttcaagaaggaaccatttctgtttgagcgacggaaattaaagtgttgaagctccaaacatgacagtcggattcttgcagatttcgaagctgctgtgatgtttcgaagatctggaaatatttaaccattagttcattctgaatttttgatatgttatgaaagagacgatgaggaacaacttcaatgaagaaagcataccgatctgaacaagagaaaatagagtttcaaagctcacaacaaatctgacgggttgacagaaaaataataaccagtcattcatcatacctggatttctggagttatactgttccgagggatctcaaatttggatatgttgtagttcacaagctgaggaacaacttcaatgaagaaagcatgctgatctgagcaagagaaaatagagtttcaaagctcacaacaaatctgacgggttgacagaaaaataataaccagtcattcatcatacctggatttctggagttatactgctccgagggatctcaaatttggatatgttgtagttcacaagctgaggaacaacttcaatgaagaaagcatgctgatctgagcaagagaaaatagagtttcaaagctcacaacaaatctgacgggttgacagacaaatgataaacagtcactcatcatacctggatttctggagttatactgctccgagggacctcaaatttggatatgttgtagttcacaagttaaggaacaacttcgatgaagaaagtatgttgatctgagcaagagaaaatggagtttttgaagctcacaacaagtctgacgcgttgatatacaaatgacgaacaatcactcatcatacctgaatttctggagttgtactgctccgatggatctccaattcggatatgttgtagttcacgagctaaggaacaactttcatgaagatggttttgcgatctgagccacagaaaatggtgttatattgaagaaaagctaaaggaagactaaaggaaagcaaaaatggtaaagcaaagtaaaaaaaaaaaaaaaagctaaaggAAGACAAAATCATGGCACATGATAATGAGTCATACCCTACCCCTCATTGGATTCGAATACACCCATCCTCCAAAATCATGACAAAGGCCACATTatagatatctgtataaacattccaaagaaaaagggagggagtaaaaaaaaaaaaaaaaaaaaaaaaggcctaggcctccacttctttgggcctaacacatcttcataacaaaaaacaatatatgaagaaagagccctgggttaccacttcgaaaagaaacaagtgaagttttcctactcatgacattgactactagctagacacctcattcggcaactctcttcgcctgaagacttgggggactcccaccatatgttactgcaccttaatactcggcagtctcacaaccactcagtgacttggatttttcaagtctccaaccgagaagttttcctcactcgggaaattaagggaacactacctcaaactacatgcttcactcacaaagcttcaacaatacaggtttcaacaaaagcaaaaattcaaagaactttatgaagaaggctttggtgtatttaacacaatatattgaaatgaagcaaagcttatttattaatattttcgataagccacaaatatgtacatatacatgagtcaaaataaacaaacaaaagggagccttcacaaaggttgcttaggggaagtctcagcagtcggtagagccccagaaagagaaagcaccggagggtggttatccagagcctcagtacttgacaaaaccccagaaggaggaggcattggaggttcatcatttgaagcttcattaccaggtacagccccagaggacgaaggcaataaatgcctttggaacaaacccacaaaccgctgatgatcaagtaaaaccttacaatcagattccttcatctggtcaagcttcctcttcatgtttgtagcatagtcatgggcgagccggtgcaactgcttattctcatgcttgagccctctaatctcctgtttgagactcatcacttcagcagccaatgattcaacttggcgggttctagcaaataggcgttgggccatattagacacagaacctgcacactgaacactaagagccagagagtccttaacagccaactcatcagaccgtttggaaagtagtctgttatctttgggagtgagaaggttcctggccaccactgcagcggtcatatcattcttcatcacagaatccccaacggtaagaggaccagtaggggatatgaatgatgggcgccatatgttgtctggagaaggcgtggctgtctcttctccaaggttcaggtcaaaacgacggtcggagggtccagacattttcaaatgtgttgaagagggaagaggtcagacaaatcaagatcttagaagtgcaagaaatgagcttctactggtagagattcaagtgtgctgtggaacttaatgccagcctctataaaaatctgcactcgacagagcttcagaaatcgaagaggcgtttgctttctcaaaagctgggctgctcagagaccccgagggccgatctcagaaatcgaagaagcacctgctttttcagcctcgtcagcacctgtcacatgcacactcagctttgcggaaattacgggcaatctgtcgaagatttctggtgaagtagaaagcacgtgaatcttactgttcaatcaccgctctccatatgcaccatcaactcctcgggtaccacatataactttatcaaagatctctgacaaagtttaggcacgagaatttcgaagttccagctaccctactattacccataagggtaaaggaacagcaccactgcttgacaactggaaagtccctatgtgtgtcgacctccgtgttttgcggcaagacaggttggcaagaacgtccaacctttactcacattcgagaaaagactcccaacataattactttctcaaaaaccggagtagcaccgctttccgaatctcgagagtcagatcctcgacgggattgcttgttcgaaaaccgaagaggcacaactctcagaacttcgagagccagatttccttagataaagcttgtctgtaatcttcacacgtaacatcagctttccagataccacataccactttttcaaagtgctctgacaaaattaaaacacgtgaagctggcagctcccactacattgctatgaccaagaagggtaaaggaatagcattactacttgttattgggaaatccctatatacattgacctccctcctcaacggacaggcaaacctgcaaaaatgctcaaccctttctcgcattcgaaaaggcaccctcaacataacctctcgaaatactcagctttatttccccccgataatacctcagcaaataagccacaccaagaacaagagtatctcatatcatcagggtcgaaagcaagagtatcccatatcatgctttctccctatctttgtctttgtccttgtccacacctgcaggacaaggagaaagagagcagtcagtcggaacctgaaatcaaacctccaattcggaactgactgcctggagcctttgcctggttgcttacttagcattgctctcgagtactcatcctcaactgctgtcaaggtcacgaattccaccggcaaatacctcatgacagttgatcagatattggctctttacactgaagctgccaagcgtggatgagtcactatgaaggaatgttctgaaggaccattaaaatgcaaaggttgcacaccacttctgccatgcaaaagattgaagcagaaggttcaacggtgagctgaaacagatcactacagcacgacacctttccataccacattcattattccgtcaacagcaaaagtatcccatatcatcaaggtcgaacgtactctagatttgatggacttgttttgaccctcaaatttttgagtcggccttatactctgaagggcaccagaaaaccctccagcacagttcaagaataagcttgtggaaagttacttcttcaaaagcaaaagtatctcatatcatctcttatccatttgcttctccttatcctggcagttgaatgagagacaaggagaaggagaacaatcaaccggaagccgaagtcaaacctctgatcctgggttgcttacttggaagtttgactgcttaccttgtctgtcacctctttcggcagatctcctagctcggcgacttgggggactcctactatagggtttgtatcacacttgactaagcccgaaactacaactaagctttaagtgaaattgatacattaccttgtgcgtcaacatcagctaagtacaccattcccggatggaggaaaggtacttccagagaagggcagatgaagatcagaccacacttcggtacttagaagtttcgtgattactcaagggattggatcttgcaagtccccaaccgaggagtttccctcagacgggaacttaggggagcactgtttgtaccatacttgaccaatcccgaaactaccgagcaccggccaacgctatactgtcaaggacccagaagagttcccctccgaccaggaggccaatcactactcgacacgtgtcaagattagaagccaatcagagcgcagcacgtgtcgacatcaagaaccaatcataacatgacacatgtcaatgtgacaaagctacaagtttttctataaataggggtcattcccccacaatattgccaaatgccatttgtgttaaatcattcacaagaactcactaaattgagagcttgatcctttgtacttgtgtaagcccttcactactaataagaactcctctactccgtggacgtagccaatctgggtgaaccacgtacatcctgtgtttgcttctctgtctctattcatttacgtacttatcctcactagtgaccgaagcaaccaagcgaaggtcacaaaacctgacactttctgttgtaccaaagtcttcgctgattttgtgcatcaacaactatAAATAGTAGTTGTTGTAATAATTGACGTGTGATGTAATAATTCTCTTAATAATACTAGTTACGGTACAATTTGGGAAGATGTAAAGTAGGTGTATCGTAATATTGGTATCAGCCAGTCCACGATCCCTCTTGATCCTTCAATAGTGTATGACTTGACAAGCATCCAGAAAAGCCATGGAATCCCGAGTCTCTAGCCTGGAAACCATGATCGCCGATCTCAAGTCCAGTTAAGATCTGATCTTGATGCAGCTTCAATCGTTGGCAACCAAGGGTCATGGTGGTCCTAACGGCGGCGACTCCTCTGAAACTACGGCCAGTGATCCGAATCTGTGCAATGGGGCTAACCCTAATTTTGGTCAGAATTCGACCCATCATGTTCGATCGCCATTCTTAAAGATGGAGTTTCCCCGGTTCGTGGAAAGGGACGATCCTATGGGTTGGATCTACAAAGCTGAGCACTATTTTGATTTCTTTGGTATCGATGATTCGAAACGGGTAAAAATGGCGTCTTTCCACATGGAAGGCGAAGCTCTTCAATGGTTCCAATGGGTTAAATGTCTCACCAACTACCCAACGTGGGACGACTTCACGAAGGTGCTATGCGAAGAATTCGGACCCTTTGAATTCGAAGACTCTGCCGAGAATTTGGTGAAACTGCGACAGACCGGAACCCTTCGAGATTACATTCTCAAGTTTCGTCGATTGTTGAATCGCACAAGGGACATTAGTCCTACTCTTCTCAAATCTTGCTTCATTGGGGGTCTTAAACCAGAACTACGTCACGATGTGAAACTCCTTAAGCCAAGGGATGTGCTCGAAGCTTCTTCTTTCGCTCAACAAATAGATGCCAAGATATCAAATCTCAAGATGAAATCTTTGTCGAGATCCTCCTCTGTTTTTCCTAATTCGAGATCTTCAGTTGTGAATACTCTCCACAATCAACCACAGCCGGATTCAAGGCCAAATTTTAACATTGTCAGACGATTGACCCCTAAGGAGGTGGATCACTGTCGGAAAAATGGGTTGTGCTACCATTGCAAAGAAAAATATGTCAGAAGCCATTCATGTGTCAAGAAGCAATTGCTCATTCTTGATGTACAGGAACAGGATGATGGGGTAGTGCTTACTGATGACATTGGGACTGAAGAACCAGAAATCACGGCATGTGCTTTGTTTGGTACCCCTGCACCTGCTACGATCAACACAATGAGGGTTACCGGATTTATCAAAAATTGCTCGGTCACGATCCTTATTGATTCTGGTAGCTCCCACAATTTTATTGATTTGGATCTCGTTAAACGTTTGAGAGGACAGTTAGATACAAGTCACATTTTTAATGTCAAGATTGCCGATGGTGGTCGTGTGGCTACAAAAGGTACCTTGGCGCAAACAACCATCAAGATTCAGGATTACAGTTGTACAACAGACCTCTATGTGATTCCCTTGGGGGGTTGCGACGTGGTACTAGAAGTTCAATGGCTACGGACTCTTGGGCCAATACTGTGGGATTTCGACAAGCTCTACATGCAGTTCTCAAAAGGCTCTCAAACTTTTTGTATCACTAGCTTAAAATCTACCATGCACCAAATGGAGGATATCACAGCTATGCAAATGCAGAAACTTCTTCAACAAGAAAGCACAGTAGAAGCAATACTATATCAAATCGAACCAGTGCCTGTTCAAGTTTCTTGTGATGATCATGTTCTCAGTGACAATCAATCCCAAAATCTCAATCAGCAACAGCAACAAGACTTGCAATCATTCTTACAAGAATATGAGGTACTGTTTTCAACTCATACCACACTACCTCCACACCGACATCATGATCACAAAATTCCATTAGTTGAAGGGCATAAGCCTCCTAATAGTAGACCATATCGATTTGGTCCTGTTCAAAAGTCTGAAATTGAGAAGTGTGTCACTGAGCTGTTGCAAGCCGGGTTCATAAGGGTTAGTAATAGCCTTTACTCCTCTCCAGTTATTTtggttagaaaaaaaaagggtacttGGCGAATGTGTATGGATTATAGGGGTTTAAATCTGATCACCATTAAAGACAAATTTCCTATACCTCTTATTGATGAGCTGCTCGATGAATTATTTGGAGCTTAGTACTTCTCCAAACTGGACCTTAGGGCAGGTTATCACCAGATTCGCATGCACCCTGACGATTTGAGAAGACTGCTTTCAAAACGCATGATGGTCACTACGAGTTTCTGGTTATGCCCTTTGGTTTAACCAATGCTCCAGCTACTTTCCAATGCTTAATGAACGAGATTTTTAGGCCATTCCTGATGAAGTTTATCCTGGTATTttttgatgatattttagtGTACAATTCATCTTGGGAATCTCATATGCGACATTTGCGAATTGTCTTCGATACGCTGCAACAACACACTCTATTTGTTAAACAGTCCAAGTGTGCATTTGGCATAGATAAGGTGGAATACTTGGGTCACATTGTGTCTAAACAAGGAGTGGCTGCGGATCCTGCAAAATTAGATGCTATATCTAAATAGCCTATTCCTACTTCTGTTAAAGCCTTAAGGGGTTATTTGGGATTGACGGGATACTATAGGAAATTCATTCCCAATTTTGGAAAGATAATTGGCCCACTCACTGCCTTGACCAAAAAAGACAGCTTCAAATGGTCTGAGGATGCTACTCACGCATTTCACACTCTCAAGGAAGCTATGTTGTCACCACAAGTCTTGGCATTACCTGATTTTAGCAAACCTTTTATAATCGAAAGTGATGCTTCGGGTCATGGAATTGGGGCAGTTTTGAGCAAGATGGCAGGCCCATTGCATTCACAAGTATGGCTCTTCGTCCTAGAAATCAAGTCATTTCCACTTATGAACGTGAAATGTTAGCCATTATTCATGCCATCCAAAAGTGGTGAGCTTATTTGGTTGGCAACGATTTCATAATTTGCACAGACCATCACAGTTTGAAATACTTCTTCCAAGGCCGAGCTCACACCCCTTTTCAACAGAAATGGGTGTCGAAACTCATGGGATTCGACTATGAAATTCAGTATAGACCGGGTTGTGAAAATCAAGATGCGGATGCTCTTTCTCGAAGTCCTTTAACCACTGATTCCTCAGTACTTACTGCCTGTGCTATGGCTGAATGTGGGGCTATTTCCTATCCTTATTCTACATGGATTGATGAATTGCGGAGATACAATGAGCACGATTCTTGGATCATTGAGAAGACTCAGCAGGTATTATCAACTTCATCCGAGTCCACTCCCATTGCTAATCTCTAGCTTACACTTGATAATGGGTTTCTCAAATACAAACACAGAATTGTTCTTAGTCCTCTTAGTACTTGGAGGTCTAAAGTGTTTGAGGAACACCATGCTACCCCCACTGTGGGCCATGAAGGTTTTCTCAAAACTTACAAACGAATTTCGAGGACATTCTTTTGGGAAGGCATGAAAAAGGATATCAAAGATATGGTTGCTGCGTGCACAATTTGTCAACAACACAAATATGAGACACTCTCTCCATCTGGCCTCTTACAACCCTTACCAATTCCTTCAAAGGTGTGGGCTAATATTTCCATGGATTTCATAGTTGGTCTACCTCCTTGTAAGGGCAAAACAGTGATTTGGGTTGTAGTGGATCGTTTTTCCAAATATGCTCATTTCTTGGCTTTGGCTCATCCTTTCTCCGCCTCAATGATTGCTCAATTCTTTGTTGACAATATTTTTAAGCTCCATGGTATGCCTACTTCTATAGTTAGTGATCGAGACCCTATTTTCATGAGTAAATTCTGGAAAGAATTCTTCACTTTACAAGGATCTGCACTATGTTATAGTTCAGGGTATCACCCTCAAACTGATGGCCAAACTGAAGTGATGAATGGAGTTTCAATACCGGATATCATACTGCTACAAAATTGACACCCTATGAGATTGTGTATGGTCAACCCCCTCCACTTCTTCCATCTTATGAACCTGGTACTACAAAAGTCGAATCTGTCGAGCAATGTTTGTTGGAAAGGAATCGGATGTTGTCCCTACTCAAAACCAATTTGGAAGCAGCCCAGTGTCGAATGAAGATTCAGTACGATAAGAAGTACAAAGAAAGGAGTTTTGAAGTTGGTGATTGGGTGTATTTGCGCTTAGTACCTTATTTGCATAAGTCCCTGGCTTCTCATTCATTTCAGAAGTTGCAGCCTCATTTTTATGGCCCTTTTGAGATTGTGGCATGGATTGGGACAGTGGCATACAAACTGAAGTTATCTGACAGCTCTAAATTACACCCAATCTTTCATGTCTCCTGCTTAAAGAAGCATTTGGGTAGCCAAGTTACTCCCACAATGCCCTTACCTGTCATCACTGAAGCTGGAATTCTGCAGGATATGCCAATTGCAATTTTGGAAAGGCAAATGGTGAAGAAAGGACACGGAGCTGTTACTGAAGTGTTGGTCCAGTGGCAAAATCATTCCCAGGAGGTTGCTACTTGGGAGCCTTATGCAGAATTGAAGACTAAATTTCCTGAAGTTGTCAATTTCTGATATGCTATtgtctttgtttctgtttggtGTTAGTAGGTTTTCAAGGGGGGGTATTGTTAGGATGCTGTTAGAATGCCAAATGGCAACAACTAATTGTGACAGATGTAAGGTTGTGATAAAGGAATTAGATGATGAGGTTGAGTTGTTAAGATTGTTAGAAGTTGTGGAGGGTAGCTTAAGGAGTAAGCTAGCAAGTGACTATAAATAGTAGTTGTTGTAATAATTGACGTGTGATGTAATAATTCTCTTAATACTACTAGTTACGGTACAATTTGGGAAGACGTAAAGTAGGTGTATCGTAATAGTAAATGATTCGACCCCCATCCCAGTCTAGTTTATGCGGTTCTTGATGTGGGAGGCATGCCTTGAAGAATACAATTCGAAAACGGCTATTATGATTTGGAATAATAAAGGTTgtgtattttaattatttaggaTTTTGTTAAGTTATTTTGAGGGTTGTAAGGCGTTATGTAAACTAAGTCTATTAATTTGTAGACATTTGTCAATATTGTACTAGAAAGCCATGAAGAGACACTTGACGGAATTAAATTATACTTTGCTTTGTGCAATTGAAGTGAGTGGCTTGGTCGTGTGAGCGAGTCCACGATTAGTAGCGTCGAGCAAGCTTTGTTGGCCCTGGTTGAGTGAATCACAGGTTATCTATCATTTATCTCTTCGACACCCTTGGTTTTTTCTTGCATCAATTCATTTCCCTTCGCTACCCGACGAAAATCATCAAACACCTTGTTGCGTTACTCCTCTATTTCGGTCTTTCCCTCCCAAGAACACTTGTCGACTCAATATCACCGCGGCAATtctacaacaattcaaaatttaggaATGGAATCCTTTCTCTAGACGTATCAGCCTTCATCTTCTATTTGATTACACGGCTGAGCATTTCGTTGGCTTTGCAATGATGATCTATggataaaaaggtcgtacccagtgcacaaggctcccgctttacgcagggtctgggagaggtgaatgtcggctagccttacccccatttatggagaggctgctcccaagtctcgaatcATGAGATTATTTTGTGGAATGGATGAGAACCTAAAAACAAACGTTTCAAATCATGAGATTATTTTGTGGAATGGGCCCAAACAATCGGTTAGCGCCGTATTAAGTTATTAAGTTATTGCTTGAGCGCTCTGTATAAACTTTAAccaagcaaaaacaaaaaagtaccAAATTTTATCAGCAACCCctcagaaaaagagagaaatctTATGAATCAAATTATAAAAACCTTTGCTACTTAATAATACAGTGTGTCTAATTAAGAACAAGGGAAGAACTTGACCATGcaacaagaaaaattaatggaGAAGAACGAAATAAAAGATGCTGAGTCATTAGAAGAAGAGAGTGAAGAAAGACAAAAGGTCACTCATAAAAAGTGAAGGGTATTTGGTGGAAATTGCAGAAAGAAATCGCTGTGCGGCAGCTGTTTTTAGCAAAAGCCTAAAAAGGGCAGATGAGTGTACACGAATATTCAGACGACGCCCAACCGGTTGTCGCCTGTGTAACCAACACAGAAAAAAAGGTGCAATTTGCATACTGACAAATGCATTCAGTGTACAACCACATCGCAATCAGATTTTATGGTCTAACAATTCCCATTTTCCCAACGCTTGTGCTTCCATCTTGAATCACTTACCCAAAAAAAGAGTCAACAAAATGAtgaatgattcaaattcaaatccatTGTGCCAAGTAGAATTGCTTATACGGTTCACAAAAAACTGAAAGAGAACCAGCGAATATTCACCCCTTCATCCAGAATTTCCACTCCATAAAATAACTCCCCGTTATGATCACTCCTgcgacaaaaaaaatataagatacCACATGGACAAGTCAAATGTAAAAAGAGCCAATGAATCATAATAACAACAATAATGCCAAATGTTCGACAAATCCTACTGCTAAACTTCAACTTCAGTGTCTATCTAACATACAAAGAGACAAGCAACTAATGGGAGAATCAAGGCACACCCAAGCTTATGCaataacaaaacctaaaccGAAAACAACAGAAAAATAACTGAGAATTCAGGCCCTTGTGGAGCAATTAAAACAGCCGCTTCTAAGTAAATGTAGCCCCATAGCAGCGATACAATATGTAACAATCGACTATAATGAAGATTCCCACAAATTCATTAATCATAGGAAATCAGAATCAGTTATGCTTACGCATACTCATGCGCATGAGGATCAGGAGCAGTTTTCACTACAAAGTAATTCTTgcaataaaatattgatgtataACCCTACATTACTGAAGATGAGGTATTATATTCTAAGATGAGAGACTGGACTACGTCCCATGATGGGTCATCCATAACTAGGtatcaaaatcaaaacaaatatcATTCATCCTCGCCGTCCATGTCAATCAAttatcgaacctaagatctctcacttaattacataaaagttttattCCTTAACTAGTAACACAAATGTAAGCGAATTCATTTCTACTAACGATGGAAACACCTCCAACTGTTGTCCAGATTACACAATTACAGCCCCATCTCTCAACATAAACAAGATGCATTAAATAACGAGCAAAGTGAAACAGGACaccaatccaaaaaaaaaatattatgggGCTCCAATCGCATTTGTGGATCTAGATTGCTAGGGATTTAAGAAGGATAGCAAAGAGAGGGGTGCCTGGGATGGCAGAAATGTAAGCAGTTCTATAAAACTTATAAACTACAACCACAACAACTAGGCACTAGGGTTACGATACAATTACATCATGCAGAATATAAAGCATATCAGAAACTAATTGCAGAAACACCTACTTGTGTTTGATGCCATAATTGCAACGCAAGTCAGTCTTCTACTCCCACTACTCAATAGCTCCCTTACTGTATGAATAGGTTTCAGTATCTCTAGGGTTTTTCACGTACGGGAGCAGGGActataatttcatatatatatatat is a genomic window of Malus domestica chromosome 09, GDT2T_hap1 containing:
- the LOC139188069 gene encoding uncharacterized protein; translation: MGVFESNEGSQNHLHESCSLARELQHIRIGDPSEQYNSRNSDQHAFFIEVVPQLVNYNISKFEIPRSSITPEIQHAFFIEVVPQLVNYNISKFEIPRNSITPEIQIFETSQQLRNLQESDCHVWSFNTLISVAQTEMVPS
- the LOC139187928 gene encoding uncharacterized protein; its protein translation is MKIQYDKKYKERSFEVGDWVYLRLVPYLHKSLASHSFQKLQPHFYGPFEIVAWIGTVAYKLKLSDSSKLHPIFHVSCLKKHLGSQVTPTMPLPVITEAGILQDMPIAILERQMVKKGHGAVTEVLVQWQNHSQEVATWEPYAELKTKFPEVVNF